Genomic DNA from Terriglobales bacterium:
CACCAGGAGCAGTTCGACATAAACTAGTAGCTGGTAGTTAGTAGCCAGGGGCCGCGGTGAACGCCGCGGCCTTCGTTTTCCTAGCTACCAGCTACTAGCTACTAGCTACCTCTCTCTCTTCTCTATCCACGCTTCCTTCACCGGCGGTTTCCATCGCGCCAGCGCGTCCAGCAGCGCCTCTGGCATGCGCGCCTCCAGCACCAGCGCCCGGTTGTCGGGATGCAGGAAGCCCTCGCGCACCGCCTGGTCGAACTGCGCGATCAGGGGATCGAAGTAGCCCTCGACGTTCAGCAGCCCGCAGGGCTTCTTGTGGATCCCGAGCTGCGACCAGGTCACCGCCTCGCAGAACTCCTCGAAGGTCCCGTAGCCGCCGGGCAAGGCGATGAAGGCGTCCGCCAGGTCGGCCATCAGCTGCTTGCGTTCGTGCATGGAGTCCACGATGTGCAGCTTGTGCAAGTCCTTGTGCGCCACCTCGCGCGCCACCAGCGCGTGCGGGATCACCCCCTGGACCTCGCCGCCTCCGGCCAGCACCGCGTCCGCCATCACCCCCATCAGCCCGATGTTCCCGCCGCCATAGACCAGCCCCACCCCGCGCGCCGCCAGCACCCGGCCCAGCTCTTCCGCCGCGCGCCGGTACTCCGGCCGCCGCCCCACATTCGACCCACAGAACACGCAGATCCGCTTCACGCCCGACATTGTATGTTGTTTCCTGCGAGACCCATGGAAGGCGTCATGCTGAGGGCATTCATGCCCGAAGCATCTGGCGGGCAGGACCGAGACCCTAACCTCTGCAATCTGATTTGTGCCGTCGGCGGGCGGATTGGATTCGACTGCGGAGTGGTCGCGCCTTACTTCTCCCCGCCCTCAGGCCCATAGAAGAAGACCCAAACGAAGAAGTCGTCGCTGAAATCCTCAAAGCGGTGCTCGACCCCGGCGGCCGCGAACAGAAAATCCCCGGGCCCGAAGGGCTGGCGCTCCCCGGCGTGGAAGTAGGTCCCCCGGCCCTGGGCCACGAAGTAAACCTCGTCGCGGGTATGCGTAGTCTGCGGATCGTGTTTTCGAGGCGCGTACATCTTCACCTCCAGAGAGCCGTGGCGGAAGACGGCGACGGACGTCTTGGACTCGGGCGTGAACAGAGATGTGATCGCTTCGCTGAAACCGACCTTGAACGT
This window encodes:
- a CDS encoding TIGR00730 family Rossman fold protein, translating into MKRICVFCGSNVGRRPEYRRAAEELGRVLAARGVGLVYGGGNIGLMGVMADAVLAGGGEVQGVIPHALVAREVAHKDLHKLHIVDSMHERKQLMADLADAFIALPGGYGTFEEFCEAVTWSQLGIHKKPCGLLNVEGYFDPLIAQFDQAVREGFLHPDNRALVLEARMPEALLDALARWKPPVKEAWIEKRER
- a CDS encoding cupin domain-containing protein; this encodes MATFKVGFSEAITSLFTPESKTSVAVFRHGSLEVKMYAPRKHDPQTTHTRDEVYFVAQGRGTYFHAGERQPFGPGDFLFAAAGVEHRFEDFSDDFFVWVFFYGPEGGEK